A genomic window from Candidatus Eisenbacteria bacterium includes:
- the fdhD gene encoding formate dehydrogenase accessory sulfurtransferase FdhD, with protein sequence MPGVARREDRSWRLKSLSRATPSTNRARPLPWPVGKRARQSRRPAALAIPASILPGTLSTAPRGFCAVLDITGFVPMLSRTERQADPEATNRIRIGTGDPRLTAAAIRPAKRFPALMTPDDASAAPILDPGRVPEPEEATAPPDGSMARPMMITRLASGRREQCEDWIVREERLDLYINGKRLVALVCLPSDLEAFVIGFLVNEGILEPPYQAGLSIDLAIGRIDAEGAFVGGAIRDFYAKKTLTSGCGSGVTGLDLDQPTRCLKVNTDLVIRPETISSFMRVLKTEASLYKLTGGAHIAALADAEGRPLLTAQDIGRHTAVDKVVGKAVLSGIDPGRCVLFCSGRLSSEITAKAIHARTPVLVSRAAPTDLSVRLARRYLLSLVGFARGDRMNVYSVPERILGGDSQIAV encoded by the coding sequence ATGCCGGGAGTAGCGCGTCGAGAAGACCGGAGTTGGCGGCTGAAGTCGTTGTCGCGAGCAACACCCTCGACGAACCGAGCGCGACCCCTTCCATGGCCGGTAGGCAAGCGAGCAAGGCAATCACGACGGCCCGCGGCACTTGCGATCCCCGCATCGATCCTCCCCGGCACCCTTTCCACGGCCCCGCGCGGATTCTGTGCCGTGCTTGACATAACAGGTTTCGTCCCTATGCTGTCAAGAACCGAGCGACAAGCTGATCCTGAGGCTACCAACCGGATCCGGATCGGGACGGGCGACCCGAGGCTGACGGCCGCCGCGATCCGGCCCGCAAAGAGGTTCCCTGCTCTGATGACCCCTGACGATGCGAGCGCCGCTCCGATCCTCGATCCGGGGCGCGTCCCTGAGCCGGAGGAGGCTACGGCCCCGCCGGACGGATCGATGGCCCGCCCCATGATGATCACCAGGCTCGCCTCGGGGCGCCGTGAGCAGTGCGAGGACTGGATCGTCCGGGAGGAGCGCCTCGACCTCTACATCAACGGCAAGCGACTCGTGGCCCTGGTTTGCCTGCCGAGCGACCTGGAGGCCTTCGTTATCGGCTTCCTGGTGAATGAGGGGATCCTCGAGCCTCCCTACCAGGCAGGCCTCTCCATCGATCTGGCGATTGGACGGATCGACGCGGAGGGGGCCTTCGTCGGGGGAGCGATCCGCGACTTCTATGCCAAGAAGACGCTGACATCGGGATGCGGCAGCGGCGTGACAGGGCTGGATCTGGACCAGCCGACGCGCTGCCTCAAGGTGAACACCGACCTCGTGATCCGCCCGGAGACGATCTCCTCCTTCATGCGGGTCCTCAAGACGGAGGCGTCGCTCTATAAGCTGACAGGAGGAGCCCACATCGCCGCCCTCGCGGACGCCGAGGGCCGCCCGCTCTTGACCGCACAGGACATCGGACGCCACACCGCCGTCGACAAGGTCGTCGGCAAGGCGGTCCTGTCCGGCATCGACCCGGGCCGCTGCGTCCTCTTCTGCTCCGGAAGGCTCTCCTCGGAAATCACCGCGAAGGCGATCCACGCGCGCACCCCGGTCCTCGTGTCCCGCGCCGCCCCCACCGACCTCTCGGTCCGACTCGCCCGCCGCTATCTCCTCAGCCTCGTCGGCTTCGCGCGCGGCGATCGCATGAACGTCTATTCGGTTCCCGAGAGGATCCTCGGAGGAGATTCGCAAATAGCCGTTTGA
- a CDS encoding tungsten ABC transporter substrate-binding protein: MRGSQVPRAVVIALLACLPAMEGVALGSSRVLLATTTSAANSGLLDALLPAFERDTGVHVDYVAVGTGVALKYGENGDVDAVLTHDPEAELAFVRRKFGLARIPFMQSDFVILGPPSDAASIAGCRTAAEAFQRIAAKGAPFVSRGDSSGTHKREREIWRAAGIEPGGRWYVEIGQAMGTCLVMASERGAYTLGDRGTYLARQDALQIAILLEGDPALANSYSIIAVSPDRRPRGNHEGATRLIDWLLSPEGQSRIAGYRVKGRPLFLPVAPPEGKE; encoded by the coding sequence ATGCGGGGATCGCAAGTGCCGCGGGCCGTCGTGATTGCCTTGCTCGCTTGCCTACCGGCCATGGAAGGGGTCGCGCTCGGTTCGTCGAGGGTGTTGCTCGCGACAACGACTTCAGCCGCCAACTCCGGTCTTCTCGACGCGCTACTCCCGGCATTCGAGCGGGATACCGGCGTGCATGTGGACTATGTCGCAGTCGGCACCGGAGTCGCGCTCAAGTACGGTGAGAACGGCGATGTCGACGCTGTCCTGACCCATGATCCCGAGGCTGAGCTCGCGTTCGTGCGGCGGAAGTTCGGCCTGGCCAGGATCCCCTTCATGCAGAGCGACTTCGTGATCCTGGGTCCCCCCTCGGACGCCGCCTCGATCGCCGGGTGCCGGACGGCCGCCGAAGCGTTCCAGCGGATCGCAGCCAAGGGAGCCCCCTTTGTCTCCCGCGGGGACAGCTCCGGGACGCACAAGAGGGAAAGGGAGATCTGGAGGGCGGCGGGCATCGAGCCCGGCGGTCGGTGGTACGTCGAGATCGGACAGGCGATGGGGACCTGTCTCGTGATGGCGAGCGAGAGGGGCGCTTACACCCTCGGGGACCGGGGGACCTACCTGGCGCGCCAGGACGCGCTTCAGATCGCGATTCTCCTCGAGGGCGATCCCGCCCTCGCCAACTCCTATTCCATCATCGCGGTGTCGCCTGATCGACGCCCGAGGGGCAACCATGAAGGAGCCACGCGCCTGATCGACTGGCTGCTCTCGCCGGAGGGACAGTCCCGGATCGCGGGCTACCGGGTGAAGGGCCGCCCCCTATTCCTGCCAGTGGCGCCCCCGGAGGGCAAGGAGTGA
- a CDS encoding ABC transporter permease, translating to MGFLIDSLVEGVRTLLHLDREILGVIGTTLRVAVSSTLLASAIGLPLGFLLATRSFRGKQFVLAGVKTALAVPTVIVALFVYGWIARNAPLGRLDLLFTPAAIVIGQTILIIPLLTALVYGVLAPNIRTIHEEAILLGAPPPAAFWKTITETRTGITTAVMTGFGRVASEIGISLMLGGNIKGVTRTATTAIALETGQGNYSRAIALGILLCILVLMINMAVQLRGRGERV from the coding sequence GTGGGGTTTCTGATCGACAGCTTGGTCGAGGGCGTAAGGACGCTTCTCCATCTCGATCGCGAGATCCTCGGGGTCATCGGAACGACTCTCCGCGTGGCCGTCAGCTCCACGCTTCTCGCCTCGGCGATCGGCCTGCCTCTGGGGTTTCTCCTGGCCACGCGGTCCTTTCGAGGAAAGCAGTTCGTCCTGGCCGGCGTGAAGACGGCGCTCGCGGTGCCGACCGTGATCGTGGCGCTCTTCGTCTATGGATGGATCGCCCGCAACGCGCCGCTGGGGCGCCTTGATCTTCTCTTCACCCCGGCCGCGATCGTCATCGGCCAGACGATTCTCATCATCCCGCTCCTGACGGCGCTTGTGTACGGCGTCCTCGCTCCGAACATCCGGACGATCCACGAAGAAGCGATCCTCCTGGGAGCGCCCCCCCCGGCGGCGTTTTGGAAGACGATCACCGAGACCCGCACGGGGATCACGACGGCGGTCATGACCGGCTTCGGCCGCGTCGCATCGGAGATCGGGATCTCGCTGATGCTCGGGGGAAACATCAAGGGAGTGACTCGCACGGCGACGACCGCTATCGCGCTGGAGACGGGCCAGGGGAACTACTCCCGCGCGATCGCGCTCGGGATCCTCCTCTGCATTCTGGTTCTCA